GGTCCACCTACGATTTTAACTAACACTCTGCTTGAGGGATGACACAATGAACATTATACCTGTTATATTCGATCTCATTTTAGTTGGTCAAATTCATATCttgaaaaatactaaaaaaaaccGCTTCTAGGTCGTCGTCGTAAAAACCATCTcagattattatttagtttctTCCATGGTAAAAACagaataatcaattaatttctatgGCTGAgcaaaaagttcaaaatttaaggcTAAGAATAGCAAACTGGCAAGAAGTTCAGACGATTGACAGGTGAGAGAGTTTCTCTTCTGCAGCTACCGTCAACACGGAGACCGGAGACCAAGATTATTTACCTTTTACTTGAGTCCACGCCCCCTTTGGCCCCTTCGAATGCCCGCGCTCGCGCCGCATGTGGGTTGACGCTCACTTTTCATGCTTGCTTCATTTTCATTAGTTCTCCTACATAATACAAACACCGAAAACTGCTGGCGAGAATTACtgtaataatacaaaaaatacgtaACATGTTTACATGTTAGCGGttgtgaataaataataaattgaataagtCAAAAGAAGTTCTCATGATGGTGTAGTGATCGAGTATAATATAATGCGTATATtaatattcttaatattttattctgtaTAGCGGCGGTATATGAAAAGGTACACACGTGGATATTATGtatggtattttttaaaactaaactcaaaaatttgtatagaAATTTGCgctcttttgcttttttgtgaTGAGATGACTCATGACTTTAGTATGTAGCACTCATAtatattagttttatttcatgaatgtgtgctaaaaattgtttagtaCATGTACACGAATAGCccttttaaaaagagaatatATAATAcccttaattttttgaaaataaccaATTTCTTAATCAACCGTCAATGGAAGGTCCATTGttattgcaagaaaaattaaagaaaattcacaCGTGCATATATAAATATGGACTTATGAAAACGAAGTTGTGCTATTTCatgacaataaattaattaattcgtctATAAAAGTCTATACTTGTACTATAGTTTTTCGTTTCAAGATTGTTgcaatattcaaatataaaaagcatggtgtgtaaataaaagtgcaattttgaaagagccaattatttattttggattaaattattactccATATCACACAAATATAAATCGTGAGCAAATATGCTGATGCGCTCGCATTGTCCAAAAACCTctcttaatcaattttatctgaTTTGTCTATACCAGCTGGTACCTATCCTTGCgttacaacaaaaatttgacgtgaaacaataattgtaaaaacaacCAGAAAAAGGTAAAAACTATCTTGCTTAGGATAGACACTCGCTCATTTCCGATCAAAGAATGTCTATCATCGATTTAACGATGGCGAAGAATTTTCCGACCTGCTTCGGCAATTCTGCCCAGAAGAAAGAGCCCAATTTTTGCAAGCACAGTGATCCAGCATTAATTTGATCTTCAGGACAGTTCTGGAATGAAAATGTTATTACAAATGAATTGCAAGgcattgtttgaattttaccaTGACCAACTCTCTGTACATGCACTGCACCCAAGCTGACGAAGCCCAGCAGCGATCTGAGTCTGTCAATGGACGTTTGCTGtctgtcaaaaataaaataaattatttttaaacgcgGTAGAGCaatgcgttttattttttcaataattgaagaattaattaaaatttctattttttaagcgttaaaatattattataaatcttatggggaaaaaaacaaacaaacaatgtCTGTGTAAACTGTagtttacaaatatttcactCACCGAACCAAGCTTGGTATTGATCACCATAGCTTTTTTCGCATGCCAACAAAGCAGGCTCAAACAAATTAGTAAAGTTCTTAAACAGCTTTGGAATTGTCGCCTTTAATGCACTTGGAGATGGCAGTCCATCAGGCGTCAACTACAgtttacaaattaatagtTTCTCCTGTCTCGAATAATCACTTCTTACCATTTTCATTCGGCCAAATACGCAACGCACagtgcactttttaattacaaattgataatttttctgcatGACATATTATTACTTTATAATACCAATTCTGCCTCAAAGAAACCTCCAAGTGATCCAGATTTCATGAAAATAGTCACTTTCTTTTCtgaaagttaattatttttaaataatcccCGACACTGTAAGGAATTTAGACGTATTATCTCTATTCGACTCAACAACACCACAATATGTTAACCGCGAGAAATCTCTATCGCGAAAATTAATGtcctcaaaaaaatttaaacttgttaATCGCCCACGAAAATACACCACTATAATTTCCAATGTGTACCTGCTTCTGATCTGTTCAAAAATCCAGTTGTGGCGAAAAAGTTGTTGGACAAATCGTCTGAGCACTTGAGCGTCAGCTTGGACACGACGTCCGGAAGGTTGAGCGGCGCGCAGCATTTCTACGCGGTGGGGTTTAGCTTCCCAAGTTATAGGGATTTTAAATACGAACCATGAAACCCAGGAAGTTGTTGAGTAGAGACATGAACGCAGGGCCGTAGTCGGAAAATCCGGGAAGCACGCTCATAATGCCCGAGCCACCGCTGCTGCCCACACTTGACAGCAGCTCCATAAGCTGTCGTTTTTGCCGCGGGTGGTGGTCCTCTTGCGGTCTTTCCTCCCAAGGAGCTGGGAACGAGgataaaactcaattttcttGTCACATATTAAATAGCCTCTTCTGTCGTGACACTGCTCTTCGGACTTATTGTATAATACTTCCCCGACGCGCGCCTGCAGACCCAAggcgcggcgcgcggccgTTGGCCACCAAACAATAACCACCGTTTTGtgtataaaatttccttttgataTTCGTGTGCCACAAATAACTTAATTTGTTAGCAAACTGTCAATTTCACTCAAAGCTTTTTTCTTAACTTTGTGATGTGGtggcatttttgcaattttaaataaccttTTTCAACTAACATTCTCACTTGAAGCAAGGTGAAATTTatatgcaataaataatgcaactcTGTACAACAATATCTTTGTCACAACGTTCTTGAAGATTTTGAGATTATTTTCAAGCTGAATATTCctcgatttaaaaatcagaaaacgACATAAAAGCTGGCtagagaaaatacattttctctGTACAAAAGCAGTTGAATTCTTGTGTTATGTTAAGTGATGGTCttcgcattaaaattaatgtcttCTCATTTTAATCATGTGTTAAATAGATTCAtcgaatataattttaattataatatacaATTGTTCGAatagatttataaaaaaaatagaaacatccaggaaaatttcagcatttgaaaactgttttttgtaCGGTATAGGAGacacaaattacaaaaaacttATGGTGTGCAGTAtctaattatgttttataTCCGTAAGCAATTTTAGCGCATGCAACATTGATGGCCACACTTacggaatttaaattaaaagaatctTACTGTTAATATATTGCTCGTATTCAGCAATCAATTTCTTGGCCTCGTCATCGTCCTGGAAAAAtgtgagattaatttttagatttgtataaaaaattaaagttatttaaacgcctgtaaaattttaacttgactACTTTCTCGACACTAATGtcgtgcgggttgcataaatGATCTCccattcttttgaaaaatataggttaataatttgtttttatcgattttgatTGCACAACATTAGGTAAGCTGTTTAAGTGCAATAATGTTTTGAGTTGCCAACTCAATAACTTAGGTTTAACCTGGGTTTAACGCCCAAAAAGGAACAAACATTTGTATGATGATcagattttataattatatttctataGAATTTGTACTACACACATCAGATAAATATTGAATACCTTGAAATTAAACGCTGCTAAGGAAGTCACGAGCGCAAGAAGCAAAGTGGTGACCAAAGCCCTCATGTTTCTGCTCTTTCGAGCCAAATCCTTgaagaaaaatccaaattgcTACGTTATCCAGCAATATTCGCGTCAGCTTCAGTAGATTTCATGTAGAACCAATGGTTCGGACAGTCGACCTTGTGCTTGTTGAAGCGAATATACGCGGCATCGACAGGAAAAGGAAGCGCCATGATGGAAACTTTACAAGCGAACGTCACAAGCCGCGAATATTCACGCTGAATGGTCCGACAGtttgaactaaattttatcGGGAAAATGGTGCACGGTCATTTTATATAGACGAATCTAGATAGATCATGTGATCTCGTTACTTCAGCAATGCGATCAAATATTAGCCGTTTATTCAGCATGCCAATTTAAAGATGATTGATATATACTGCAAAAtgcctggaaaatccttgctGCCAATCCCCTGAAGCCAAAATTCCACtgtacatttttgagaaaagtggctgcaaagttagcatgcttttcaaatggcgagggCAATTTTCTCCCtatttgaaatctgattttatttaaaaataaagagtttccccaaaaaagtGCCACACACAGTTGGATAGATCTAAaagagaggaatcgaaattagCCGAGGAAATGTgctcaagcgctgtaaattttggagaaaatttaaaaaattataatttttactttagcaAAATGAGGTTCGTTTTTATTGTTACAAATtgcagaacaaattgtttatcgatcaactgcttatcgTTGCATCAAACAATTCAAGTAATATTTGCCCTGTATATCACTCCACTTTAAAATCCTTTTAGAAcagtataaaaaaattaggattttaaaaaagcaaataaaacattttttaaattctataatttttaatatatttttggtacCAACCAAAAATTTGGTGAACAGTAACAGTAACcaaattaaagtaaaactgcattatttcttcatcaaatttcctttaaagtCGTTAATAATTGTCTTCAGCTTTCTTGGCAAGTCACCCCAGAACTTTGAGCCCAAATTACCGAGACACTGGCTgcctgtaaatttaaaaacagttaattaaaaattgcgtaTTAAATATTGCATCGTTCAAGTCTCGCCTGCGATCCTGGATTCTGGTGGACAGtgctgtaaaaacaaaatcagtataattCCTTTTACGAAACTCATCATACAATTAACCTCgtggaatttttcaactaaGCAGCCGACCATGGCATTTGAAGCCCAGCACTTGTCCTCTTCAGACATTTCCTGCTCGAGCGATTTTTGCGAGATGCGCATTTCTTTGTCGCAAGCCTCGATTGCTAGTTTCACCGTCTCTACTGCTTCAGGCTTGAAGGCCGCGTTAACATTATCCAACATAAGTTCCTTGTTCGGCAAGCCATCGTTGCCTAGctgtattaaaattgtttttgtctaTTCTAAAACTCTTATCTAAATCAAACCTTATTTTCCTTCTGGAAGGTGCATTTCATCGCACactaagattttaaatattattttattgtgcttttaaaatttaagattatgGTTAACCAATTCTGACTGCATCAAAGTAGATAGTTCCTTGAAACTAACAGGTGGGTGAATCATGCttgctgtaaattaaaattaacactaaaaagagaaattttttcaaagcctgttttttaaaccaatcaaGATCTAGTTTATATTGCACGGTAATTTTGCCGTGTTTCTAAGAGCGAATAGCGAAGGTTTactttttttccatttcaaattaacaTGCATCTCCGACTTTTTCGGCGCTTGGCAAAACTTTTCAACTGAATCATTGTGAAAATAATCTTCCCTTTCCCTGTGTataatttggcaattttcctctggaaattttcatcatttactCACGTTTGTTTTACCACACTGAacagaattattaaaaatgctgctcTACCTAAGCCCTGAGATTTTCTTGCTGAAATATTCTGCCCCATCGCATTTGCCGGCTCAATGATGCACGTCACTAGATTCTCCATAAACACGTCTGGTACTTGTATAATTTTACAACACCTCTAAAATTGCATGAggttttttaaacttcatttcaaaattttacaattcagACCACTCCATCTGAGGCTTCTCCGAAAACCGGCAAGACCGTATTCAAAATCTCTGGAAGGTTGATTCCTCCGTTTGGCCCGAGAATTGCAAGGCTCGGCACGTTTCCAGCGATGCCCGACACCATTCCCATGATTTCTGGCAAGCTCCGCTTTTGCACGGTGTGTTTAATAGCTGCACACGACAGTATTCAAGTTGATAACAAATATAAAGCTCTCGGAACTCACCAGAAACAACCAGCCGGCCAACGAAACTGTCGGGAttgaactaaaataatttgtgtggTAGTgtctgaaataattatttctaagtCTCACTTGTCCAGCTGCACCAGTCACAAGCCCTAAAAAGGCCATAAGCCACACTTGCCTCATTTTTGCTCTGCTTCACCGTGCCGACTTACGGCTGGAAATGCACCAACACACTATGGCGTTCACGGCCTTGGTTCCAGCCAGCACATcctttttagtaaaaaatcaactaattcATCATAATATCAGGGATTGCCAAAATGGATTTactttgaaattgttttttgtgtATCAGTAGGCAGGGTGGTTTTACCCCGTGCATCATGTGTTTTAACACAAAACCGTGTAATTTTCGGTGGCTATGAAGTCAGGGAATCTTTGGACTTTCTGTCCTGGTTGTAAATCAAATATGAACCAttcatttcgttttatttctccaaaataagTCATAGTTAATATATTTAAGACTGTATCTATCAGCATCGCgctcaaattacaaaatgcaacaaaatgaGGCGAAATTAAAGACTATAGTAATCctttaaattcagaattttctaatttcgcttctctaaatttctcttttattcaaagcgtcgtatacatttttaaaacccgTGAAACTTTCCCTGTAGTGATAGAAAATCGTCAATAACAACGACTGAAGGTTTGACTTAATCAccaaaatcaactaaaattcTTTGAGGGtggaattgaaaatgaaattcaaattctctGTTAATTACATCATTTCGTGTTTATTGGAAATCATATCATAATTACATTCATTGTTTGCTTATTAAGCTAGTAGTTTTAACAAAGCTTCAGCACTCTTACTGGTGTCTGTCATACTCTGGACCATTAAAACGTgaggtttcaaaattttctgcaccTTAGAAGTCACAGATGGAATTTCAGTTTCCAGCATGCTGAAATGCGAATCGCGTCaatttttctatgattttACCCAAAGTTTATAGCCTTACCAAAGAAAAGTGAGAATTCCTCTGTTGCTGTCTAGCCAGAACTCAGGTGTTTCCTTAATTTTGGAAACTAGCATTTCGCAGAAGATAGGCTTGTAGCTTGAGTCTGGATAGAATGAGAGCTTAGAActcaagattaaattaaaattgcggaAATTACCAGCAGCGTATTTCCTCTTGTCTTCCTTGATGAGGTGCATTGCCAACTTCTGAGCAAATGGAACTTCAATCAAAAGCAATTCAGAGGAGGTGCCTTTGTGTTCGGTGGTTTCTTTGTAGTCAGGTTGTGTCAGGAGTGAAGTGAACAACTCAAGCAATTTGATCACTTCTGGAACTGAAGACGGAAATAAGATGTGACGCTTTAAGAAGTAAACTTTCCCTACAATCAGTTTCGTCGACAAGCGctttaatgaacaaaaatctGTGAGCGTTCTGTATCCAGGCTGAAAAGTTGTCCAAAATCTTGCTGGCAACCAGAGGAACAGCAAAGCCCTTGATTTCCTTTTGCCTCAGGGCTGGATCCTTTTTGCTGTGCGGGTTAGACTCTCCTTCCTGCAAGAACTTGATCTGTTCCGGATGCAGAAATAGTGTCGAGCGAGGCTTGATTGCGAAGGACAGGACTTTCACTCCGTACATGTTACCACACAGGTTTTCACAGTCTTCCAACAGTGGTTGCAAAACAATCTTAAAGTATAGATTCAAATAAAcgatggaattaaaaaattaatttggtaataagataaaaattcacgatgaaaattcacaaaatgtCTTTTAGTTTACATAAATGATTTATCCCatttaaactattttgatgtttgaaaaattgatggagACTTCACTCTTCAACAGAAAGCTGTCTGACTAtagttggtttatttttataaattaaaaattgccgGACAAATACTTTTTACTCTTGTTTTTGCAACTAATTGGTTGTTGGATTAATGTTAAAAGTTTATGAAAATTACGATTTGACTCTCTCAAATCCTCTTCCACTAGTTTTCAGAACTGCACTGTTATCCTTTTGGGGTTCAAAAATCTTCTACAACAGTTAATATTTACCTAATTTTCGGGCAAAAggaattaatgttttttaaacatttatattgAAGTTTTTGTGAAGTGTTAACTCTACTCTAACCTAACATTTTGCACCACCccacataatttatttaacctttaaaaatctcGTGAAAATCTCAAGGGAATAACAAAAcgattattgaaaatataaaagattGACTGGAAGAAATCACttgaaattgatagttttctTTGCGTTTTTTAACGTGCCAGGTTTTTCAACCCTGATGATTACAAGAAATTTATAAGGATCTTACCTTGTTGAGGAGCGTGGTGTCGTCAATGCAGTCCATCATGGCAACTAGTATTGCATAGCCGACAACGCTGGTAGCGAGGCTAGGCTTGGCCTTAACCAGTTTCATGATCTGCTTCCTCTCCTTGGCGCTTGAGTGCCAAAGACAGTGTGTGGCCAGCCAGGCGCCTTCTTTGTACTGCTCGAGCTCCACGAAGTTGGACTGCAGTACTGTCACCAGCGCTGTGTGCTTCGCGTTGCCTACCTCCATCACCTCCAGGTACTCCCGAAGAATTTCAACAATCAGCTCAGATTTCATGGTGCTCCTAAGAGGACGAGTGGATTTAgatatacaataatttaacCCTGTATCAGCAGTGCAACTATCCCTCATAAATTCCCACATCCAAATACTCTtgagatttattatttcactaacttagcaaaaataagaaatgagTGGAAATTTAAGATGCAGCAGTTTCAAATTACAGAAAagctaatattaaaaaagaaatagctGCCCTGCAAAACCACAACGATTATTTCAGAAACTGTTTCGGAAAGgcagcaaaattaaagaaaatttctttaaatgcaatcaatttctttaaatatgcAGCCCCCTTttggatattaattttgaaattttgaaaaaattaattttttaacttttaaccTACTTTTCAATCACTTTGGTGAGATTGTCATGGATCTCATTAAATATGCTGTCCTTTTCAGTCTGACTGAGAGTGCCGACGTCCTTCAGGTTCAGAATATTCTTTGACCTGAACGTTTTGAAACTTTTCCCATAAAAGCTGTGTTTCAGAGATTGCTTCTGCTCCTTGGACGCCTTTTTGTA
The nucleotide sequence above comes from Cloeon dipterum chromosome X, ieCloDipt1.1, whole genome shotgun sequence. Encoded proteins:
- the LOC135946088 gene encoding uncharacterized protein LOC135946088 isoform X2 — encoded protein: MRQVWLMAFLGLVTGAAGQFNPDSFVGRLVVSAIKHTVQKRSLPEIMGMVSGIAGNVPSLAILGPNGGINLPEILNTVLPVFGEASDGVRCCKIIQVPDVFMENLVTCIIEPANAMGQNISARKSQGLASMIHPPVSFKELSTLMQSELCAMKCTFQKENKLGNDGLPNKELMLDNVNAAFKPEAVETVKLAIEACDKEMRISQKSLEQEMSEEDKCWASNAMVGCLVEKFHEHCPPESRIAGSQCLGNLGSKFWGDLPRKLKTIINDFKGNLMKK
- the LOC135946088 gene encoding uncharacterized protein LOC135946088 isoform X1; its protein translation is MRQVWLMAFLGLVTGAAGQFNPDSFVGRLVVSAIKHTVQKRSLPEIMGMVSGIAGNVPSLAILGPNGGINLPEILNTVLPVFGEASDGVRCCKIIQVPDVFMENLVTCIIEPANAMGQNISARKSQGLEENCQIIHREREDYFHNDSVEKFCQAPKKSEMHVNLKWKKTSMIHPPVSFKELSTLMQSELCAMKCTFQKENKLGNDGLPNKELMLDNVNAAFKPEAVETVKLAIEACDKEMRISQKSLEQEMSEEDKCWASNAMVGCLVEKFHEHCPPESRIAGSQCLGNLGSKFWGDLPRKLKTIINDFKGNLMKK
- the LOC135946089 gene encoding uncharacterized protein LOC135946089; protein product: MRALVTTLLLALVTSLAAFNFKDDDEAKKLIAEYEQYINTPWEERPQEDHHPRQKRQLMELLSSVGSSGGSGIMSVLPGFSDYGPAFMSLLNNFLGFMKCCAPLNLPDVVSKLTLKCSDDLSNNFFATTGFLNRSEAEKKVTIFMKSGSLGGFFEAELCTVRCVFGRMKMLTPDGLPSPSALKATIPKLFKNFTNLFEPALLACEKSYGDQYQAWFDSKRPLTDSDRCWASSAWVQCMYRELVMNCPEDQINAGSLCLQKLGSFFWAELPKQVGKFFAIVKSMIDIL
- the peng gene encoding pumilio homolog 3 encodes the protein MQKSKKLLQKEEAAVTEEKEECEMDDQENEPEDEDSEDEEENNAEGEPPAKKGKTAKKSPEKSEKEEKPLSENDLLKKKILKLGEIIRRTKCPKFTQIEKLEELKAILKGNYAKYVYNHAVSRVIEWMIKLAAEDLTTAINQELKGTLKNMARQKYSKHVVVCLITKADKQTFEAILKELSEDIIKLMLLGTSNSVVTELYKKASKEQKQSLKHSFYGKSFKTFRSKNILNLKDVGTLSQTEKDSIFNEIHDNLTKVIEKSTMKSELIVEILREYLEVMEVGNAKHTALVTVLQSNFVELEQYKEGAWLATHCLWHSSAKERKQIMKLVKAKPSLATSVVGYAILVAMMDCIDDTTLLNKIVLQPLLEDCENLCGNMYGVKVLSFAIKPRSTLFLHPEQIKFLQEGESNPHSKKDPALRQKEIKGFAVPLVASKILDNFSAWIQNAHRFLFIKALVDETDFPEVIKLLELFTSLLTQPDYKETTEHKGTSSELLLIEVPFAQKLAMHLIKEDKRKYAADSSYKPIFCEMLVSKIKETPEFWLDSNRGILTFLCMLETEIPSVTSKVQKILKPHVLMVQSMTDTSKSAEALLKLLA